One part of the Hyalangium ruber genome encodes these proteins:
- a CDS encoding protein kinase domain-containing protein codes for MRKLAVSKAPPEDGPLAAGSRVDGFRVVRLLGQGASGRVYLAQDLLLGRLVALKVLQPEVLGPESADRLLEEARTTARFSHPHIVTVLEVGTFGTQPYLALEYLEGETLRQRMTRERLPVSEVLRVGRAIADALAEAHRHGIVHADLKPENVLLPKDGRLRVVDFGLARHAGASVGAASGTPAYMSPERWRGAPPAPAMDVWSLGVLLHELLEGRRPVDDADLATFAFSPRALPGPAQALSAAPLVRDCLALSPTARPAAEEVARSLAALLEPESPRQGDTARPPFCGLRAFTEADAEEFSGREAEVDALVERLRNEMAVALVGPSGIGKSSLLHAGLVPRLRQLAPWTVVTLRPGRRPLQRLAEVLGLEPGTAARLSDSPGAIVEALHARAPGPALLALDAFEEAFTLATLEEAQALARCLAAVAASNLGWRVLVALRDDYLGHFARLEPLRPFLGGAFVVGPLSAAALGEAITGPLRRVGYATDEPELVARIVVDVRAQPVGLPLLQATCAALWERRDSERRLLRASVYQELGGVAGALAAQGRQLLGQLPADEVRTVRALLLQLLTPESTRRPRQRAELLEELGPGAGRQLDALLAHRLVVASRDVQTDEAVVELAHEALATAWPELARWREESREEHLLVQEIDQAAALWDRRGRRDEETWGGDALAQALRRVEDWKVPLASRSRAFLEAARQHEQRQALRRRTVLAGTVIVLALVAVAGILAALAFRQKQLEAVSQQAEIRLAAADVGDFDLVLELYDFDPRTLAWTRVRATGPLEWTLAPVEGLGAGKEYDAGSLQRGSGRVDGQGAWRERVEAPSRGAWLTVERGGCPPSQVRLRRLPGYEQRAQRREVHVPVPTCAASRSGLIAVPAGTYWRPAEKAEDELRIKVEAFSIDGTEVTNGQFRLFQEGILPLSGDERMVAPAHPLYVLAHAPESPATGFDAFTAEAFCRFMGKHLPAFDEWKKAARGGEFLDAREEVANPNPRRQTVWGEDRAEPPANLQGKDAFPTVAPIGSFPEDRSPYGVLDMAGNVAEWTSTPATEGPYRGLRMLVGGRWDGPVEVGQHRLRWTNNLPPRRFEFGIGVRCVERSR; via the coding sequence ATGAGAAAGCTTGCCGTCAGCAAGGCGCCTCCTGAGGACGGGCCGCTCGCCGCGGGATCTCGGGTGGATGGGTTTCGCGTGGTACGGCTGCTGGGGCAAGGCGCATCCGGAAGGGTCTACCTGGCGCAGGACCTGTTGCTGGGACGTCTGGTGGCGCTCAAGGTCCTCCAGCCGGAGGTGCTGGGCCCGGAGAGCGCGGACCGGCTTCTCGAGGAGGCGCGCACCACGGCTCGCTTCAGCCACCCGCACATCGTCACCGTGCTTGAGGTTGGCACGTTCGGCACTCAGCCGTATCTGGCGCTGGAGTACCTGGAAGGAGAGACGCTGCGCCAGCGGATGACGCGCGAGCGCCTGCCGGTGAGTGAGGTGCTCCGGGTGGGGCGAGCCATCGCGGATGCGCTGGCCGAAGCGCACCGGCACGGCATCGTCCATGCCGATCTCAAGCCGGAGAATGTGCTGCTGCCGAAGGATGGACGGCTTCGGGTGGTGGACTTCGGCCTGGCCCGCCACGCGGGCGCCTCCGTGGGCGCGGCCTCAGGCACTCCGGCCTATATGTCACCGGAGCGCTGGCGGGGAGCACCTCCTGCCCCGGCGATGGATGTCTGGTCCTTGGGAGTGCTCCTGCACGAGCTGCTTGAGGGCCGCCGTCCGGTGGACGATGCGGACCTGGCCACCTTCGCCTTCTCGCCCCGTGCGCTGCCAGGCCCCGCGCAAGCGCTCTCGGCCGCGCCGCTCGTGAGAGACTGCCTGGCACTCTCCCCCACGGCGCGCCCTGCGGCGGAGGAGGTAGCGCGCTCGCTCGCCGCTCTGCTGGAGCCGGAGAGCCCACGGCAAGGAGACACTGCCCGGCCACCCTTCTGTGGGCTGCGCGCATTCACCGAGGCCGACGCCGAGGAGTTCTCAGGGCGCGAGGCGGAGGTGGACGCGCTGGTGGAGCGGCTGCGGAATGAGATGGCGGTGGCGCTCGTGGGCCCCTCGGGAATTGGCAAGAGCTCGCTCCTGCACGCCGGGTTGGTGCCGCGCCTGAGGCAGCTGGCGCCCTGGACCGTGGTGACACTCCGGCCGGGACGCCGTCCGCTTCAGCGGCTGGCGGAAGTGCTGGGGTTGGAGCCTGGAACGGCTGCCAGGTTGTCAGACAGCCCAGGTGCCATCGTGGAGGCCTTGCACGCTCGGGCGCCTGGGCCCGCGCTGCTCGCCCTGGACGCCTTCGAGGAGGCCTTCACACTGGCCACGCTAGAAGAGGCGCAGGCGCTGGCGCGATGCCTGGCGGCGGTCGCTGCGTCGAACCTCGGGTGGCGGGTGCTGGTCGCGCTGCGGGATGATTATCTGGGCCACTTCGCTCGCTTGGAGCCGCTGCGTCCGTTCCTCGGGGGAGCCTTCGTGGTGGGTCCGCTCTCAGCGGCCGCATTGGGGGAGGCCATCACTGGGCCGCTGCGGCGAGTCGGCTACGCCACGGACGAGCCGGAGCTCGTCGCGCGCATCGTCGTGGACGTGCGGGCGCAGCCGGTGGGGCTGCCGCTGCTCCAGGCCACGTGCGCGGCGTTGTGGGAGCGACGCGACAGCGAGAGGAGATTGCTGCGGGCCTCCGTCTACCAGGAGCTGGGAGGGGTGGCCGGCGCACTGGCCGCGCAAGGCCGGCAACTGCTGGGCCAGCTGCCCGCCGATGAGGTGCGCACAGTGCGCGCGCTGCTGCTTCAGCTGCTCACGCCCGAAAGCACCCGGCGGCCACGCCAGCGCGCGGAGCTGTTGGAAGAGCTGGGGCCCGGAGCGGGCCGGCAGCTGGATGCGCTGCTGGCACACCGGCTGGTGGTGGCCTCGCGGGATGTGCAGACCGACGAGGCCGTGGTCGAGCTGGCCCATGAGGCGCTGGCCACGGCGTGGCCGGAGCTGGCGCGCTGGCGTGAGGAGTCCCGCGAGGAGCACCTGCTGGTGCAGGAGATCGATCAAGCCGCCGCGCTCTGGGATCGTCGCGGGCGGAGGGATGAGGAGACGTGGGGCGGCGACGCGCTGGCCCAGGCGCTGCGGCGGGTAGAGGACTGGAAGGTTCCGCTCGCCAGCCGCTCGCGCGCCTTCCTAGAGGCCGCGCGTCAGCACGAGCAGCGGCAGGCACTGCGGCGGCGGACAGTGCTGGCGGGCACCGTGATCGTGCTGGCGCTGGTGGCCGTGGCCGGCATCCTGGCGGCGCTGGCGTTCCGGCAGAAGCAACTGGAGGCAGTGAGCCAGCAGGCCGAGATCCGCCTGGCCGCGGCGGACGTGGGTGACTTCGACCTCGTGCTGGAACTCTACGACTTCGATCCACGCACCCTGGCATGGACGCGGGTGCGCGCCACGGGGCCGCTGGAGTGGACTCTGGCACCCGTAGAAGGGCTCGGGGCTGGGAAAGAATACGATGCAGGCAGCCTGCAGCGCGGCTCAGGCCGGGTGGACGGCCAGGGGGCCTGGAGAGAGCGAGTGGAGGCGCCCTCGCGCGGGGCGTGGCTGACGGTGGAGCGGGGCGGCTGCCCCCCTTCCCAAGTACGGCTGCGGAGGTTGCCCGGTTATGAGCAGCGGGCGCAGCGCCGCGAGGTGCATGTCCCGGTGCCCACCTGTGCCGCCTCACGGTCCGGGCTGATAGCGGTGCCTGCGGGAACCTACTGGCGTCCTGCGGAGAAGGCGGAGGACGAGCTGCGGATAAAGGTCGAGGCCTTCTCCATCGATGGGACGGAAGTCACCAACGGCCAGTTCCGCCTCTTCCAAGAAGGCATCCTCCCACTTTCGGGTGACGAGCGGATGGTGGCCCCGGCCCACCCGCTGTACGTACTGGCCCATGCCCCGGAGAGCCCGGCCACTGGGTTTGACGCGTTCACCGCCGAGGCCTTCTGCCGCTTCATGGGCAAGCATCTGCCGGCTTTCGATGAGTGGAAGAAGGCAGCCCGGGGAGGCGAGTTCCTGGACGCCCGGGAAGAGGTGGCCAACCCGAATCCCCGGAGGCAGACGGTCTGGGGGGAGGATCGCGCGGAACCTCCCGCCAACCTACAAGGCAAGGATGCCTTTCCCACGGTGGCGCCCATCGGCTCGTTCCCCGAGGATCGCAGCCCCTATGGCGTGCTGGACATGGCGGGCAACGTGGCCGAGTGGACGTCGACGCCTGCCACGGAGGGGCCCTATCGGGGCCTGCGCATGCTGGTGGGCGGCAGGTGGGATGGGCCGGTGGAAGTGGGACAGCACCGGCTCAGATGGACCAACAACCTGCCGCCCCGCCGCTTCGAGTTCGGCATCGGGGTGCGCTGCGTGGAGCGCTCGCGCTGA
- a CDS encoding VOC family protein, which yields MAMNTLAVKKVAFTMYPVADVARARKFYEETLGLTVGTAGSHGNMHWIEYDLPGGGCFALTNTTGDAPSAAAGGTIALEVEDLKSLMTHLKEKGVSFKSDVIRGPRCQMAVCLDSEGNSLLLHQLDSAKA from the coding sequence ATGGCAATGAATACACTGGCAGTGAAGAAGGTTGCTTTCACCATGTATCCGGTCGCCGATGTGGCGCGCGCGCGGAAGTTCTATGAAGAGACTCTCGGCCTCACGGTTGGCACCGCGGGGAGTCACGGGAACATGCACTGGATCGAGTATGACCTCCCGGGCGGCGGATGCTTCGCGCTCACCAACACGACCGGCGATGCGCCCAGCGCCGCGGCGGGCGGAACGATCGCGCTCGAGGTCGAAGACCTCAAGAGCCTGATGACGCACCTCAAGGAGAAGGGCGTCTCCTTCAAGAGCGACGTCATTCGCGGACCGCGCTGTCAGATGGCGGTGTGTCTCGACTCGGAAGGCAACTCCCTCTTGCTCCATCAACTCGATTCGGCAAAGGCATGA
- a CDS encoding DUF4347 domain-containing protein, with amino-acid sequence MHLTVISYPSIISDLFEDVAFTFNPSAHSPKSAFVRCQHPNHLPHVLANIGQKVTCLDLFGHGDSGRLKLGDGMLVDTDRTNWDVIRQLDEVLAEGAKVRLLGCFTGTCHAGHKTLRDIAGRLGKNREILGTTALIYQRDFGPTGFKEEVAQKYLVSSNIPHPVEPASRFGGGPEPTLGEDKFIKSLPQGFIAQGRGVPSAIPMDQKIVDSTEVSLASEGKLVLLRDLSQQQPLLFLFKKCPPVLDVPKLRSALRLS; translated from the coding sequence ATGCACCTCACCGTCATCTCGTACCCTTCGATTATCAGCGATCTGTTCGAGGACGTGGCTTTCACGTTCAATCCAAGTGCGCACTCACCAAAGTCTGCATTTGTGCGATGCCAACACCCGAATCACCTCCCGCACGTGCTTGCCAACATCGGGCAGAAGGTGACGTGCCTTGACCTCTTCGGGCATGGAGACTCTGGCAGATTGAAGCTCGGCGACGGCATGCTCGTGGATACAGACAGGACCAACTGGGATGTCATCCGCCAGTTGGACGAGGTGCTGGCGGAAGGCGCCAAGGTCCGCTTGCTCGGTTGCTTCACCGGCACCTGTCATGCTGGGCACAAGACCCTGCGTGACATCGCGGGCCGACTTGGGAAAAACCGCGAGATCCTGGGTACCACGGCCCTCATCTACCAGCGCGATTTTGGTCCCACCGGCTTCAAGGAAGAGGTAGCCCAGAAGTACCTCGTATCCTCAAATATCCCCCACCCTGTCGAACCAGCGAGCCGGTTTGGCGGCGGCCCTGAGCCCACGCTTGGCGAAGACAAGTTCATCAAGAGCCTGCCTCAGGGGTTCATTGCGCAGGGCCGTGGCGTGCCTTCCGCGATTCCAATGGACCAGAAGATCGTGGACTCGACGGAGGTCAGCCTCGCCAGCGAAGGCAAGCTTGTGCTCCTGCGCGATCTCAGCCAGCAGCAGCCCCTGCTCTTCCTCTTCAAGAAGTGTCCTCCCGTGTTGGACGTTCCGAAGCTGCGAAGCGCCCTTCGGCTCTCCTGA
- a CDS encoding glycosyl hydrolase family 18 protein: MKLPSLAQQPRGAAPPLLLGCLLTLALASACSGEEHLESPPAESVTRQQALAGEGFSFQATSVWQTGYCADMRVTNTTGVDINGWAVGFELIPGMRITSLWLGRWSAQGSRQMVTDDVWNSALPAGTSAIFGFCGEHTGTVASPFNCTLNGQPCGGGNPPQPPADTQPPSVVQGLSVASRALRSLELTWQAATDNVGVTGYEVFFQGASSPVATVGGTRVSVGGLQPETTYVFTVKARDAAGNRSADSAPLVATTTSPKKLIGYFVRWGVYARSFYAKSLDTRGMAAKLTHVHYAFGNVVNGRCGILPAPWGDPYADYQMIFGAESSVDGQPDTWDQPLKGNFNQLRKLKLKYPHLKILISLGGWDWSGGFSDAVSTPERRQAFVQSCIDLYIRGNLPGLPPGAAAGIFDGIDVDWEFPAAQGKQPGRPEDTVNFTEMLAEFRRQLTQVGPGLQLSIATGSDPDKYTKIQLNSVHPYLDSINVMTYDMHGGWDPTTNFHAPLYNQAANPQKARRASTNEAVQGHLAAGVPSSKLVVGVPFYGRGWQGTQPGLAGDGLYQSTWGPARGNWDDVFTGNTGMFDFHYIQSTLEPGTVKYRHPEAQVPYLYNPSTGLWVSYDDPTSLSVKGDYINAHNLGGAMVWELSGDDAQGSLVTALKHKLSQ, from the coding sequence ATGAAGCTCCCCTCGTTAGCGCAACAGCCTCGCGGCGCGGCTCCCCCGTTGTTGCTGGGGTGCCTGCTGACACTGGCCCTGGCCTCCGCTTGCTCCGGAGAGGAGCACCTCGAGTCTCCTCCCGCTGAGAGTGTGACACGCCAGCAGGCGTTGGCCGGAGAAGGCTTCTCCTTCCAGGCCACTTCGGTCTGGCAGACCGGGTACTGCGCGGACATGCGCGTCACCAACACCACCGGAGTGGACATCAACGGGTGGGCGGTGGGCTTCGAGCTGATCCCCGGCATGCGGATCACCTCGCTGTGGCTGGGGCGGTGGTCGGCCCAGGGCTCTCGGCAGATGGTGACAGATGACGTCTGGAACAGCGCTCTGCCCGCCGGCACCTCGGCGATCTTCGGCTTCTGCGGAGAGCACACCGGTACTGTCGCCAGCCCCTTCAACTGCACGCTCAATGGTCAGCCGTGCGGGGGCGGCAACCCACCGCAGCCGCCGGCTGATACGCAGCCTCCCTCCGTGGTGCAGGGGCTGAGCGTCGCCAGCCGGGCGCTCCGGAGCCTGGAGCTGACGTGGCAGGCCGCCACCGACAACGTCGGCGTGACTGGCTATGAGGTGTTCTTCCAGGGCGCCAGCTCCCCCGTGGCCACCGTTGGCGGCACCCGCGTGAGCGTGGGCGGGCTCCAGCCAGAGACCACCTATGTCTTCACCGTGAAGGCCCGAGACGCCGCGGGCAACCGCTCCGCGGACAGCGCGCCGCTGGTGGCCACCACGACCAGCCCCAAGAAGCTCATTGGCTACTTCGTCCGGTGGGGGGTGTACGCCCGCTCCTTCTACGCGAAGAGCCTCGACACTCGCGGCATGGCCGCGAAGCTCACCCACGTCCACTACGCCTTCGGCAACGTGGTGAATGGCCGGTGCGGCATCCTGCCTGCCCCTTGGGGAGACCCGTACGCGGACTACCAGATGATCTTCGGTGCGGAGAGCAGCGTGGACGGCCAACCGGACACGTGGGATCAGCCGCTCAAGGGAAACTTCAACCAGCTCCGCAAGCTCAAGCTGAAGTACCCGCACCTGAAGATCCTCATCTCCCTGGGCGGGTGGGACTGGTCTGGCGGTTTCTCCGATGCGGTCAGCACGCCTGAGCGGCGCCAGGCGTTCGTCCAGTCCTGCATCGACCTCTACATCCGCGGCAACCTGCCGGGTCTCCCCCCAGGGGCGGCCGCGGGCATCTTCGACGGCATTGACGTGGACTGGGAGTTCCCCGCGGCTCAGGGCAAGCAGCCGGGCCGCCCCGAGGACACCGTGAACTTCACGGAGATGCTGGCCGAGTTCCGACGCCAGCTCACCCAGGTGGGCCCGGGGCTGCAGCTCTCCATCGCCACCGGCTCGGATCCGGACAAGTACACGAAGATCCAACTCAACAGCGTCCACCCGTACCTCGACTCCATCAACGTCATGACCTACGACATGCACGGGGGGTGGGATCCCACGACGAACTTCCACGCGCCGCTCTACAACCAGGCCGCCAACCCGCAGAAGGCGAGGCGCGCCAGCACGAACGAGGCGGTGCAAGGCCACCTGGCCGCGGGCGTGCCGTCCAGCAAGCTCGTCGTCGGGGTGCCCTTCTATGGCCGGGGTTGGCAGGGCACGCAGCCGGGGCTCGCGGGAGATGGGCTCTACCAGTCCACCTGGGGCCCCGCACGCGGGAACTGGGATGACGTCTTCACCGGCAACACGGGCATGTTCGACTTCCACTACATCCAGAGCACTCTGGAGCCTGGGACCGTGAAGTACCGCCACCCGGAGGCGCAGGTGCCCTACCTCTACAATCCCTCCACGGGCCTCTGGGTGAGCTACGACGATCCCACCTCCCTGAGCGTGAAGGGTGACTACATCAACGCGCACAACCTGGGCGGCGCCATGGTGTGGGAGCTGAGCGGGGATGACGCGCAGGGCTCACTCGTCACCGCGCTCAAACACAAGCTGTCACAGTGA
- a CDS encoding phospholipase C, with translation MAGLYGVDHIVVLMMENRSFDHMLGYLKNTGLPGVDGVDGNRAIVFENKPYKQEHLSSPVFKPDPHHGHEEVKRQMAGGAMTGFVGSFAPRARAKGKDPGLIMGYHDERELPVYDYLARRFTVCDRWFSSMPGPTWPNRHFALCGHSEGHTDNGHFIQEAKTIFDHLSDANVPWRYYSHDIAFLRTVSKYTAHTSRIDKVQSFYTRAAQGTLDAVSFIDPNFTLQESIFGIGYANDDHPPVDVRRGQDLVSRIYNVLLLARNNRWKRTLFIVTYDEHGGFYDHVPPPAAVSPNGDPSFSTYGIRVPALVISPWAEAGAVSHTVFDHTSILKTILKRFCQKSDGALPDMGARVAAANDLEPLLSRPQPRDDAKPAPVANIDTVSVLPLSFHGVAGPLGVAGHEAAAAVALEPTDFQLEMLKLRDEALAQGVPEGKL, from the coding sequence ATGGCTGGCCTCTACGGCGTCGATCATATCGTCGTGTTGATGATGGAGAACCGCTCATTCGACCACATGCTCGGCTACTTGAAGAACACCGGGTTGCCTGGGGTCGATGGGGTAGACGGCAATCGCGCCATTGTTTTCGAGAACAAGCCGTACAAGCAGGAGCACCTCTCCAGCCCCGTGTTCAAGCCGGATCCTCACCATGGCCACGAGGAAGTGAAGCGCCAGATGGCCGGTGGCGCCATGACGGGCTTCGTTGGGAGCTTCGCCCCCCGAGCCCGGGCCAAGGGCAAGGATCCTGGGCTCATCATGGGGTACCACGATGAGCGGGAGTTGCCTGTCTATGACTACCTGGCGCGGCGCTTCACCGTGTGTGACCGCTGGTTCTCGTCCATGCCTGGGCCCACCTGGCCCAACCGGCACTTCGCCCTTTGTGGGCACTCGGAAGGCCATACCGACAATGGTCACTTCATCCAGGAGGCGAAGACCATCTTCGACCACCTGAGCGATGCGAATGTCCCGTGGCGTTACTACTCACACGACATCGCGTTTCTGCGGACCGTTTCCAAATACACGGCCCACACCAGCCGCATCGACAAGGTACAGTCTTTCTACACCCGCGCGGCCCAGGGGACGCTCGACGCGGTCTCGTTCATCGATCCCAACTTTACCTTGCAGGAGTCGATCTTCGGCATTGGCTATGCCAATGACGACCACCCCCCGGTGGATGTCCGGCGCGGGCAGGATCTGGTGTCCCGCATCTACAATGTGCTCCTCCTGGCCAGGAACAATCGATGGAAGCGCACGCTTTTCATCGTGACCTACGACGAGCACGGTGGCTTCTACGACCATGTCCCTCCCCCTGCCGCGGTGTCTCCCAACGGAGACCCCAGCTTCAGCACCTATGGCATCCGGGTGCCTGCGCTCGTCATCTCTCCGTGGGCCGAAGCGGGCGCCGTGAGTCACACGGTGTTTGACCACACGTCCATCCTCAAGACCATCCTCAAGCGCTTCTGCCAGAAGTCGGACGGAGCGCTTCCAGATATGGGAGCGCGCGTCGCCGCCGCCAATGATCTGGAACCGCTCCTGTCCCGGCCGCAACCACGCGATGATGCCAAGCCAGCCCCCGTGGCGAACATCGACACCGTGTCGGTCTTGCCACTGAGCTTCCATGGGGTCGCGGGACCGCTAGGCGTCGCCGGCCATGAAGCTGCGGCGGCCGTTGCGCTTGAGCCCACCGACTTCCAGTTGGAAATGCTCAAACTCCGCGACGAGGCTCTGGCTCAAGGCGTCCCCGAGGGCAAGCTCTGA
- a CDS encoding Kelch repeat-containing protein: MAPECQPGTPPLLQVTLTEASGRFTVRTFTVAVSGGTPCPGWRRTGHLATPRTEHVATVLPSGKVLVVGGAVFPRDKAELYDPDTGTRSATGSLNVARRELVATALPDGRVLVTNTFGTQAEVYSTETGTWTPTGSLPAPLGLHVGSVLPSGRVLVLGGAGRGTEVYDPDTGTWALGADMVWPRTGPTVSVLPSGEILVTGGTGEGVPVLASTELYRSP; this comes from the coding sequence ATGGCCCCGGAGTGCCAGCCCGGCACTCCGCCTCTTCTCCAGGTCACCCTCACGGAGGCCTCGGGCCGCTTCACCGTGAGGACCTTCACGGTCGCGGTGTCGGGAGGCACGCCCTGTCCGGGGTGGAGGCGCACCGGCCACCTGGCCACGCCTCGCACCGAGCATGTCGCCACCGTGCTGCCCTCCGGCAAGGTGCTCGTCGTCGGTGGGGCGGTCTTTCCCCGGGACAAGGCCGAGCTGTACGACCCAGACACGGGCACCAGGAGCGCCACGGGGAGCCTGAACGTCGCCCGGAGGGAGCTTGTCGCCACCGCGCTGCCGGATGGCCGGGTGCTCGTGACCAACACCTTCGGCACCCAGGCGGAGGTGTACTCGACGGAGACGGGGACATGGACGCCCACCGGCAGCCTGCCCGCTCCTCTGGGGCTCCACGTTGGCAGCGTTCTGCCCTCGGGGCGGGTGCTCGTCCTCGGGGGAGCGGGTCGTGGCACGGAGGTGTACGACCCGGACACGGGCACCTGGGCTCTCGGCGCGGACATGGTGTGGCCCCGCACGGGGCCCACGGTCAGCGTGCTGCCCTCGGGCGAGATCCTCGTCACGGGTGGAACCGGCGAGGGCGTCCCCGTCCTCGCCAGCACGGAGCTCTACCGGTCCCCGTAG
- a CDS encoding sigma-54-dependent Fis family transcriptional regulator, whose amino-acid sequence MSTNMAAPEIRFARERDLYLAVLRVLDAPDPRQPLQEVLVGLVELGDAQRAGLELYGDASAGRREWSLFHGCTDADREEIRALTSRGIVASAIAAGQTVHTAHALLDARFSGSPSVRGQRLEAVLCVPLSGRLPGVLYLEGKRGAGPFPETLVAFAESVARYLGTAAERALARRGGDVDDPTRLFRERLHLEGIVGRSAALARVFSQVAVAVPLDVTVMISGPSGTGKTQLAQALHANSKRSAGPFVELNCAAIPEGLFESELFGALPGAFPGARRTVGKVEAAEGGTLFLDEIAEIPLAAQSKLLQLLQSKQYFPLASPRPHQANVRLITATNADLEQQVRERRFREDLFYRINVLTVRLPPLSERREDVGPLVEALMERLANEHGLPRLQASPACLVACELADWPGNVRQLRHRLEAALIRASAEAAPRLEPRHVFEEAGGQDMGPISFHEATRLFQRDLLRRELDATDWCVSDVAQRLDLTRSHIYNLMKAFGLSR is encoded by the coding sequence ATGTCGACAAACATGGCGGCTCCCGAGATACGTTTTGCGCGCGAGCGTGACCTCTACCTGGCTGTGCTCCGGGTCCTGGATGCACCCGACCCACGCCAGCCCCTTCAGGAGGTGCTCGTGGGGCTGGTCGAGTTGGGGGATGCTCAGCGTGCCGGCCTGGAGCTGTATGGCGATGCCTCCGCGGGCCGCCGAGAGTGGTCGCTCTTCCACGGCTGCACGGATGCGGACCGTGAGGAGATCCGGGCCCTCACTTCGCGTGGAATCGTGGCGTCTGCGATTGCCGCGGGACAGACCGTCCACACAGCCCATGCGCTGCTGGATGCACGCTTCTCGGGCTCGCCCAGCGTGAGAGGACAGCGGCTGGAGGCGGTACTCTGCGTCCCGCTCTCGGGCCGTCTGCCGGGTGTGCTCTACCTGGAGGGTAAGCGCGGCGCGGGACCCTTCCCGGAGACGCTGGTGGCCTTTGCTGAGTCCGTGGCGCGCTACCTGGGGACCGCCGCCGAGCGCGCACTGGCCCGGCGCGGGGGCGATGTGGATGACCCCACCCGACTCTTCCGCGAGCGCCTCCACCTCGAAGGCATCGTTGGGCGGAGTGCGGCGCTGGCACGTGTCTTCAGTCAGGTCGCAGTGGCCGTGCCACTGGACGTGACGGTGATGATCAGCGGCCCTTCAGGCACGGGAAAGACACAGCTGGCGCAGGCCCTTCACGCCAACAGCAAGCGCAGCGCGGGCCCCTTCGTGGAGCTCAACTGCGCCGCCATTCCGGAGGGGCTCTTCGAAAGCGAACTCTTCGGGGCCCTGCCCGGCGCCTTCCCTGGTGCGCGGCGGACGGTAGGCAAGGTGGAGGCCGCAGAAGGGGGCACGCTCTTCCTGGATGAGATCGCCGAGATCCCGCTGGCCGCGCAGAGCAAGTTGCTCCAGTTGCTGCAGTCGAAGCAGTACTTCCCGCTGGCCAGCCCACGGCCGCACCAAGCGAACGTGCGACTCATCACGGCCACCAACGCGGACCTGGAGCAGCAGGTGCGCGAGCGGCGCTTCCGCGAGGATCTTTTCTACCGCATCAACGTGCTGACGGTGCGCCTGCCGCCGCTGTCCGAGCGGCGCGAGGACGTGGGCCCGCTGGTGGAGGCCTTGATGGAGCGCCTGGCCAATGAGCACGGGCTACCGCGCCTGCAGGCCTCTCCGGCCTGCCTCGTCGCGTGCGAGCTGGCAGATTGGCCAGGCAATGTGCGGCAGCTCCGCCACCGGCTGGAGGCTGCGCTCATCCGCGCCAGCGCCGAGGCCGCTCCGCGCCTCGAGCCACGCCACGTGTTCGAGGAGGCGGGCGGCCAGGACATGGGGCCTATCTCCTTTCATGAGGCCACGCGCCTGTTTCAGCGTGACCTGCTGCGCCGCGAGCTGGATGCCACGGATTGGTGCGTGAGCGATGTGGCGCAGCGACTCGATTTGACCCGTTCGCACATCTACAACCTGATGAAGGCGTTCGGACTGTCGCGCTGA